One stretch of Corallincola holothuriorum DNA includes these proteins:
- a CDS encoding heparinase II/III family protein, protein MNFKLKARTALALGLPNLWRVLVYRLGVKVGYNPVKRITSMIPVGDFFSVPDRTAHAELIANEQWSRQQLYFGWHQVSDDGVPSWHRNVFAGLCIREPLQPWWQLADFDPELGDIKAVWEASRFDWVLSFAQSAVKGDNSSIEKLNYWLADWVTNNPPYLGVNWKCGQEASIRVMHLSMASLILGQIDTPPTALKALIKTHLKRIAPTISYAMAQDNNHGTSEAAALYMGGSWLVALGDVDAKSWYRTGRKWLENRAKRLIEDDGSFSQYSVTYHRVMLDTYSMVETWRDKLGLPEFSQILYTKLAGAANWLYQFTCIESGDAANIGANDGARLLPLTNTDYRDFRPSVQLAAMLFLGKRAYHNRGLWDQPLYWLGLAVPEQTLPAQESLQFKCGGYSLLRSGDALAILNYPCFKFRPSQPDALHLDFWQGGENLLRDAGTYSYNSGEENNRYFGGTISHNTVEFDDRDQMPRLSRFLLGAWLKAKGVIPVTVDSKKIEATAGYADSYGATHRRQVSLTPHLLRVEDSVAGFKEKAVLRWRLKPGEWLLTENRLTLGSKVLSLSADIKIDRIALIEGWESRYYFLKTKVPVLELEVSQPGRLITEYKYR, encoded by the coding sequence ATGAATTTTAAGTTAAAAGCTCGAACAGCACTCGCGTTGGGGTTGCCTAACCTGTGGCGGGTGCTAGTTTACCGCCTTGGGGTTAAGGTCGGATATAATCCGGTAAAAAGAATCACCTCAATGATCCCTGTCGGTGATTTTTTTTCTGTCCCAGATAGAACTGCTCATGCTGAGCTTATTGCCAACGAGCAATGGAGTCGGCAACAGCTCTATTTTGGCTGGCATCAGGTGTCTGATGACGGTGTTCCAAGCTGGCACCGTAATGTTTTTGCCGGTTTGTGTATTCGTGAACCGCTTCAACCCTGGTGGCAGTTAGCTGATTTTGACCCTGAACTGGGCGATATTAAAGCAGTCTGGGAAGCTTCGCGCTTTGATTGGGTGCTCTCTTTTGCTCAGTCCGCCGTAAAGGGTGACAATAGTTCTATCGAGAAGCTGAATTATTGGTTAGCAGATTGGGTCACGAATAATCCTCCCTATCTGGGGGTAAACTGGAAGTGTGGACAGGAAGCGTCTATTCGGGTGATGCACCTTTCGATGGCCTCGCTTATTCTGGGGCAGATTGATACGCCCCCAACAGCTTTGAAAGCTCTGATCAAAACTCACCTTAAACGTATTGCACCCACGATATCCTATGCTATGGCGCAGGATAATAATCACGGTACGTCAGAGGCTGCAGCTCTTTATATGGGAGGGAGCTGGCTCGTTGCGTTGGGGGATGTCGATGCAAAGAGTTGGTATAGAACAGGGCGTAAGTGGTTGGAAAACCGAGCCAAGAGATTAATTGAGGACGATGGCAGCTTTAGTCAGTATTCAGTAACCTATCATCGTGTCATGCTCGATACATACTCCATGGTTGAGACTTGGCGGGATAAGCTGGGGTTACCTGAATTTAGCCAAATTCTATATACAAAGCTGGCAGGTGCAGCAAATTGGCTTTATCAGTTTACCTGTATTGAATCTGGCGATGCGGCTAATATTGGGGCTAATGATGGGGCGAGATTACTTCCATTGACCAATACGGATTATCGAGACTTCAGGCCATCTGTTCAACTTGCTGCGATGCTGTTTTTGGGTAAGCGGGCTTATCATAATAGGGGGCTGTGGGATCAACCCTTGTATTGGTTGGGGCTGGCTGTGCCAGAGCAGACATTGCCGGCACAAGAGTCTCTGCAGTTTAAATGTGGAGGTTATTCGTTACTTCGTAGCGGAGATGCCCTGGCAATCCTTAACTACCCGTGTTTTAAGTTTCGGCCAAGTCAGCCAGATGCCCTGCATCTGGATTTTTGGCAGGGCGGTGAGAATTTGCTGCGAGATGCTGGAACCTATAGTTATAATTCAGGCGAAGAAAATAACCGTTATTTTGGCGGAACAATTAGCCATAATACGGTTGAGTTTGATGATCGTGATCAGATGCCTCGTCTGAGTAGATTTTTATTGGGGGCATGGCTTAAAGCAAAAGGTGTTATACCTGTGACTGTTGATAGTAAAAAAATTGAAGCAACAGCGGGTTATGCCGATAGCTATGGCGCCACACATAGGCGGCAAGTGAGTTTAACGCCTCATCTACTCCGCGTAGAAGATTCAGTCGCTGGGTTTAAGGAGAAAGCTGTTTTACGTTGGCGGCTAAAGCCCGGTGAATGGCTGCTTACTGAAAATAGGTTAACGCTTGGTAGTAAGGTGTTGAGTCTGTCGGCTGATATAAAAATTGATAGAATTGCTTTAATCGAAGGGTGGGAATCTCGCTACTACTTTTTAAAAACCAAGGTGCCGGTTCTTGAATTAGAAGTAAGCCAGCCTGGACGATTGATAACGGAATATAAATACAGATAA